One window from the genome of Bacillus weihaiensis encodes:
- a CDS encoding TlpA family protein disulfide reductase, protein MMKKVLAISILVFLIGYAVFYAINPAEEKVGVSEGSAAPNFELTTINGEEMSLADLKGKKVMLNFWATWCPPCRSEMPDMQKLYDDYNGEVVVAAVNLTSSEKNIETVESFVNELNLTFPILLDKKGKINNQFEIISYPTTYFIDEEGIIQTKFVGALTYEQMNTFIRGL, encoded by the coding sequence ATAATGAAAAAAGTATTGGCCATATCTATCCTTGTTTTTTTAATAGGGTATGCAGTATTTTACGCAATTAATCCAGCTGAAGAGAAAGTGGGAGTTAGTGAAGGTAGTGCTGCACCGAACTTTGAATTAACTACAATCAATGGAGAAGAAATGAGCTTAGCAGATCTTAAAGGAAAAAAAGTAATGTTAAACTTTTGGGCTACATGGTGCCCGCCTTGCCGCTCTGAGATGCCTGATATGCAGAAACTTTACGATGACTATAATGGTGAGGTAGTTGTTGCTGCAGTAAATCTGACAAGCTCTGAGAAGAATATAGAGACCGTAGAAAGCTTTGTTAACGAATTAAATTTAACTTTTCCTATTCTTTTAGATAAAAAAGGGAAAATTAATAATCAATTTGAAATTATTTCTTACCCTACAACATACTTTATAGATGAAGAAGGGATTATTCAAACAAAGTTTGTCGGTGCTCTAACTTATGAACAAATGAATACCTTTATAAGAGGATTGTGA
- the acnA gene encoding aconitate hydratase AcnA, translating into MTNQTTTNKDVFQSRKNFTVNGKTYNYYSLKALEDAGIGNVSRLPYSVKVLLESVLRQVDGRVITKEHVENLAKWGTSEQRDIDVPFKPSRVILQDFTGVPAVVDLASLRKAMADMGGDPDKINPEIPVDLVIDHSVQVDKAGTMDALNFNMELEFERNAERYKFLSWAKKSFDNYRAVPPATGIVHQVNLEYLANVVHAVQNEDGEYEAFPDSLVGTDSHTTMINGIGVLGWGVGGIEAEAGMLGQPSYFPVPEVIGVKLTGELPNGTTATDLALKVTQVLRQQGVVGKFVEFFGPGVAQLPLADRATIANMAPEYGATCGFFPVDEEALNYMRLTGRDEEQIQVVGEYCKANGLFFTPENEDPVFTKVVEIDLSEIEANLSGPKRPQDLIPLSNMKTTFHEHLVAPAGNQGFGLEKSEIDKEITVKFKNGEETNMKTGAIAIAAITSCTNTSNPYVLVAAGLVAKKATELGLEVPKYVKTSLAPGSKVVTGYLENSGLLPHLEKLGFNLVGYGCTTCIGNSGPLADEIEEAVAANDLLVTSVLSGNRNFEGRIHPLVKGNYLASPPLVVAYALAGTVNVDLQSDVLGKDKDGNDVFFKDIWPTTEEINAVVNKTVTPELFRKEYEQVFDDNERWNQIETTDEALYVWDESSTYIQNPPFFEGLEAEPGKVETLEGLRVVAKFGDSVTTDHISPAGSIGKDTPAGLYLQANGVTPREFNSYGSRRGNHEVMMRGTFANIRIKNQIAPGTEGGYTTYWPTGEVKSIYDACMDYKQDGTGLVVLAGKDYGMGSSRDWAAKGTNLLGIKTVIAESFERIHRSNLVLMGVLPLQFKDGENAEVLGLTGKETIEVEIDETVKPRDYVKVTATDEAGNKKEFDVLVRFDSEVEIDYYRHGGILQMVLRDKLKK; encoded by the coding sequence ATGACCAATCAAACGACTACGAACAAAGATGTTTTCCAATCACGTAAAAATTTTACGGTTAATGGTAAAACATACAACTACTATTCATTAAAAGCATTAGAGGATGCTGGAATTGGTAACGTTTCACGTTTACCTTATTCTGTAAAGGTTCTTTTAGAATCTGTCCTTCGTCAAGTTGATGGAAGAGTAATTACAAAAGAGCATGTTGAAAACTTAGCAAAATGGGGAACAAGCGAGCAAAGGGATATTGATGTACCTTTTAAACCTTCTCGTGTAATTCTTCAAGATTTTACTGGTGTACCAGCAGTTGTTGACTTAGCTTCATTACGTAAAGCAATGGCTGATATGGGTGGAGATCCAGATAAAATCAATCCTGAAATTCCGGTGGATCTAGTAATTGACCACTCTGTTCAAGTTGATAAGGCAGGAACAATGGATGCCTTAAACTTTAACATGGAGCTTGAATTCGAGCGTAATGCAGAGCGTTACAAATTCCTAAGCTGGGCTAAAAAATCATTTGATAACTATCGTGCAGTGCCACCTGCAACAGGTATCGTACACCAAGTTAACTTAGAGTACTTAGCAAATGTTGTACACGCTGTTCAAAATGAGGATGGAGAATATGAAGCATTCCCAGATTCATTAGTAGGTACTGACTCTCATACAACAATGATCAATGGTATCGGTGTTCTAGGATGGGGTGTTGGTGGTATTGAAGCAGAAGCTGGAATGTTAGGACAACCTTCTTATTTCCCAGTACCAGAAGTAATTGGCGTTAAATTAACTGGTGAGCTTCCGAATGGAACAACTGCTACTGATTTAGCATTAAAAGTAACGCAAGTATTACGTCAACAAGGCGTTGTTGGCAAATTTGTTGAGTTCTTTGGTCCAGGTGTAGCACAGCTTCCACTTGCTGACCGTGCGACAATTGCTAACATGGCTCCTGAATATGGTGCAACATGTGGTTTCTTCCCGGTTGACGAAGAAGCTCTTAATTACATGCGCTTAACAGGTCGTGACGAAGAACAAATCCAAGTAGTTGGCGAATATTGCAAAGCAAACGGACTATTCTTTACGCCTGAAAACGAAGATCCAGTTTTCACTAAAGTAGTTGAAATTGATCTTTCTGAAATTGAAGCGAATCTTTCTGGTCCTAAACGTCCACAAGATTTAATTCCACTGTCAAACATGAAGACTACTTTCCATGAGCATTTAGTTGCTCCTGCCGGTAACCAAGGCTTTGGTTTAGAAAAGTCAGAGATTGACAAAGAAATCACTGTGAAATTCAAAAATGGTGAAGAAACAAACATGAAAACTGGTGCCATTGCGATTGCTGCAATTACTAGCTGTACAAATACATCAAATCCTTATGTATTAGTCGCTGCAGGTCTAGTTGCGAAAAAAGCAACTGAGCTAGGACTTGAAGTTCCTAAATACGTAAAAACTTCGTTAGCACCTGGTTCTAAAGTCGTAACTGGATACCTAGAAAATTCTGGTCTTTTACCACATTTAGAAAAATTAGGATTTAACTTAGTTGGATATGGCTGTACTACATGTATCGGTAACTCAGGTCCATTAGCTGATGAGATCGAAGAAGCAGTTGCTGCTAATGATTTATTAGTAACTTCAGTATTGTCAGGTAACCGAAACTTTGAAGGTCGTATTCATCCACTTGTAAAAGGTAACTACCTAGCATCACCACCACTAGTTGTTGCGTATGCATTAGCTGGAACTGTTAATGTAGATTTACAAAGTGATGTTCTTGGTAAAGATAAAGATGGCAATGACGTATTCTTTAAAGATATCTGGCCAACTACAGAAGAAATTAATGCAGTTGTTAACAAAACAGTTACTCCTGAGTTATTTAGGAAAGAATATGAGCAAGTATTTGATGATAACGAACGTTGGAATCAAATTGAAACAACAGATGAAGCATTATATGTATGGGACGAATCATCAACATATATTCAAAATCCTCCGTTTTTTGAGGGCCTTGAAGCGGAACCTGGAAAAGTGGAAACACTTGAAGGATTACGTGTTGTTGCCAAATTTGGTGATTCAGTAACGACAGATCATATTTCACCTGCAGGATCAATCGGAAAAGATACTCCAGCTGGTTTATACTTACAAGCTAATGGCGTAACTCCAAGAGAGTTTAACTCATATGGTTCACGTCGTGGTAACCATGAAGTAATGATGAGAGGTACTTTTGCGAATATCCGTATTAAAAACCAAATTGCTCCTGGAACAGAGGGAGGTTATACAACTTACTGGCCAACTGGTGAAGTGAAGTCCATCTATGATGCATGCATGGATTATAAGCAAGATGGAACTGGTCTCGTTGTATTAGCTGGTAAAGATTACGGTATGGGTAGCTCTCGTGACTGGGCAGCCAAAGGAACAAATCTATTAGGGATCAAAACTGTTATCGCTGAGAGCTTCGAGCGTATTCACCGTAGTAACCTTGTATTAATGGGTGTACTTCCACTTCAATTTAAAGATGGAGAAAATGCTGAAGTACTAGGCTTAACTGGAAAAGAAACAATCGAAGTTGAAATTGATGAAACAGTAAAACCACGTGATTACGTTAAAGTTACTGCAACTGACGAAGCTGGTAACAAAAAAGAATTTGACGTACTAGTTCGTTTCGACAGTGAAGTTGAAATTGATTACTATCGTCACGGTGGTATTCTGCAAATGGTTCTTCGTGATAAATTGAAAAAATAA